A single genomic interval of Synechococcales cyanobacterium CNB harbors:
- a CDS encoding class I SAM-dependent methyltransferase: MAGRHGPKVTPSRQRGTTFRKPVLRLFTTSLWEFPSQHYLDYEELPGGRIVRTSSTQGVQGDPKYEGATPSWVVWQLLQRCTSPGETVLDPMCGSGTTLDVAADLGRVGMGFDLAPRRTDIRRADARSLPLARGSVDFVFIDPPYSTHLRYSDDPACIGRLDAGGQDEGRAYYDAMRQVFAEMHRVLRPGRHAAVYVSDSWASGRLLPIGAELWSLLRPRFELVDWIAVVRRNADLKDTGRKRAATGAGPLLRGFNHLLLVRRSGSTPRPPKRRG; this comes from the coding sequence ATGGCCGGTCGGCACGGACCCAAGGTGACGCCCTCCCGCCAGCGCGGCACAACCTTCCGCAAGCCCGTCCTGCGCCTCTTCACAACCTCCCTGTGGGAGTTTCCCAGCCAGCACTACCTCGACTACGAAGAGTTGCCCGGCGGCCGGATCGTGCGCACCAGCTCGACCCAGGGTGTGCAGGGCGATCCCAAGTACGAGGGTGCGACGCCCTCCTGGGTCGTCTGGCAACTCCTCCAGCGCTGCACCTCGCCCGGCGAGACTGTGCTCGACCCCATGTGCGGCTCCGGCACCACGCTCGACGTCGCAGCCGATCTCGGTCGTGTCGGCATGGGCTTCGATCTCGCCCCCCGCAGAACGGACATTCGTCGTGCCGACGCCCGCAGTCTCCCCTTGGCCCGCGGGAGCGTTGATTTCGTGTTCATCGATCCGCCGTATTCGACGCACCTGCGCTACTCGGACGACCCCGCGTGCATCGGCCGACTCGACGCGGGCGGACAAGACGAGGGCCGCGCGTACTACGACGCCATGCGGCAGGTCTTTGCCGAGATGCACCGCGTGCTGCGCCCGGGTCGCCACGCGGCCGTCTACGTCAGTGATTCATGGGCGAGCGGCCGCCTGCTGCCGATCGGAGCCGAGTTGTGGTCGCTGCTCCGACCGCGCTTCGAACTCGTGGACTGGATCGCGGTGGTCCGCCGCAACGCGGACCTGAAGGACACCGGTCGAAAGCGAGCGGCGACGGGAGCCGGCCCGCTCCTGCGCGGGTTCAACCACCTGCTGCTGGTCCGCCGTTCGGGGTCGACGCCGCGCCCGCCGAAGCGCCGAGGATGA